One stretch of Roseimicrobium sp. ORNL1 DNA includes these proteins:
- a CDS encoding GTPase domain-containing protein, which translates to MAVIHEDRRTVSFKIVYCGTPIGGKTTNLQHIHKCLDPASRGELVSLSTAADRTLFFDFLAVEAPIMDGYTAKFQLYTVPGQVAYNATYQLVMRQADGLVFVADSQLDRMADNLKSWEIFHANLRGNGQSLERVPLVLQYNKRDLPNAAPVEYLDYLLNNGERRHYSFEANAARGHNVLTTLNAISHEVLTRFSQCMTENTYEGEQQNSPAVTAEQMSGDETDSFMARRRAMLARRTDSAAR; encoded by the coding sequence ATGGCTGTCATTCACGAAGACCGCCGAACGGTCAGCTTCAAGATTGTCTACTGTGGCACGCCCATCGGCGGCAAGACCACCAACCTCCAGCACATTCACAAGTGCCTGGATCCTGCGTCGCGTGGTGAGTTGGTAAGCCTCTCCACGGCGGCGGATCGCACGCTCTTCTTCGACTTCCTCGCGGTGGAAGCCCCCATCATGGATGGATACACCGCGAAGTTCCAGCTCTACACGGTGCCCGGCCAGGTGGCGTACAACGCCACCTACCAGCTCGTGATGCGCCAGGCGGACGGCCTTGTCTTCGTGGCAGATTCCCAGCTCGACCGCATGGCGGACAACCTGAAGTCCTGGGAGATCTTCCACGCCAACCTGCGTGGCAACGGCCAGTCGCTCGAACGTGTCCCGCTCGTGCTGCAGTACAACAAGCGTGACCTGCCGAACGCGGCTCCGGTGGAGTACCTGGACTACCTGCTGAACAACGGCGAGCGCCGGCACTACAGCTTCGAGGCGAATGCCGCTCGCGGACATAATGTGCTCACCACACTCAATGCCATTTCCCACGAGGTGCTCACTCGTTTCTCCCAGTGCATGACGGAGAATACCTACGAAGGCGAGCAGCAGAACAGCCCTGCCGTGACGGCGGAGCAGATGTCCGGTGATGAGACCGACAGCTTCATGGCCCGCAGACGCGCCATGCTGGCACGACGCACCGATAGCGCCGCGAGATAA
- a CDS encoding IS110 family transposase gives MKASPPSGLSPAPDSCLASPAADSCPPPPPVPAPVYEAFIGIDWGDQKQFYTRRDVAQPTRLHRGSFATAEVSAWLQQLRTHFGGHRIAVAVEQSRSVLIYALMEHTDFIDIYAIPTLASANYRKAFRSSGAKADNTDADAIEDMLYRHRDQLRLWQPDDEQTRLLDALCRNRRHAVDERTALTNQLTSQLKLCYPVALELCREMANPMLLELLQRWPTLQKLQAAKPHRLRSLFYKHHVRREAWVQQRLDLIAKATALVHDHAVLLPAELEVARLVRQLRTLLPAIEDYDKRIHELYEAHPDAFIFKSLPGAGAALEPRLLCAMGSQRERWADAQALQNFSGLSPVRKSSGKTSLILRRHACPKYLRQTFHEFAACSIKFCDWALQFYERQCAKGKNHHTAVRALAWRWLRILWRIWKDRKPYDQSIFTASQKRHQSDDTSQLAPT, from the coding sequence ATGAAAGCTTCCCCACCCAGCGGGCTGTCACCGGCCCCTGACTCCTGTCTTGCTTCTCCTGCGGCGGACTCCTGCCCGCCACCCCCACCGGTTCCTGCCCCTGTCTATGAGGCCTTCATCGGCATTGACTGGGGGGATCAAAAGCAGTTTTACACCCGGCGCGATGTGGCCCAGCCCACCCGGTTGCACCGCGGCAGCTTTGCCACCGCCGAAGTATCAGCCTGGTTGCAGCAACTGCGCACCCACTTTGGAGGCCACCGCATTGCCGTGGCCGTGGAGCAGAGCCGCAGCGTGCTCATTTATGCCCTCATGGAGCACACTGACTTCATCGATATTTACGCCATTCCCACCCTGGCTTCAGCCAACTACCGCAAGGCTTTTCGCTCCAGTGGAGCCAAGGCCGACAACACCGATGCCGATGCCATCGAGGACATGCTCTACCGCCATCGCGACCAACTGCGTCTGTGGCAGCCTGATGATGAGCAGACCCGCCTGCTGGACGCCCTGTGCCGCAACCGCCGCCATGCGGTGGATGAGCGCACGGCCCTGACCAACCAACTCACCAGCCAGTTGAAGTTGTGCTATCCGGTGGCCCTCGAGTTGTGCCGTGAAATGGCCAATCCCATGCTCTTGGAACTGCTGCAACGCTGGCCTACTCTCCAGAAGCTGCAGGCGGCCAAACCCCATCGGTTGCGCTCACTCTTCTACAAGCACCACGTGCGGCGTGAAGCATGGGTGCAGCAGCGACTGGACCTCATTGCCAAAGCTACTGCGCTGGTTCACGACCATGCCGTGCTGCTGCCTGCTGAGTTGGAGGTAGCCCGACTGGTGCGCCAGTTGCGCACCTTGCTGCCGGCCATCGAAGACTACGACAAGCGCATCCACGAACTCTACGAAGCGCATCCCGATGCCTTCATCTTCAAAAGCCTTCCCGGTGCGGGGGCGGCGCTGGAACCCCGACTGCTGTGCGCCATGGGCTCGCAGCGGGAGCGCTGGGCCGACGCCCAAGCCCTGCAGAACTTCAGCGGCCTGTCTCCGGTACGCAAATCCAGCGGCAAGACCAGCCTCATCCTGCGACGTCACGCCTGTCCCAAATACCTGCGCCAGACCTTCCACGAGTTCGCAGCGTGTTCCATCAAGTTTTGCGACTGGGCGCTCCAGTTTTATGAGCGTCAATGCGCCAAGGGTAAAAACCACCACACGGCCGTCCGAGCCCTGGCCTGGCGCTGGCTGCGCATCCTCTGGCGCATCTGGAAGGATCGCAAACCCTACGACCAATCCATCTTCACTGCCTCTCAAAAGCGCCACCAGTCAGATGACACATCACAGCTTGCTCCAACTTGA
- a CDS encoding vWA domain-containing protein: MKPIPQIFSSLVLGGTALFAFAMVNSHAEEAVIDKPKNPLTTKLEPHLEVDQKETPVQIALLLDTSNSMDGLIEQAKTQLWKIVNEFKDAKQGDKIPVVHVALYEYGNNNLSAGTNFVRQILPFTRDLDKVSDELFKLTTNGGSEYCGAVIREAIDNLAWDKSPTVYKAIFIAGNEPFTQGPVGADETCRSAISKGVVVNTIHCGSETDGANGGWRRGAHLAEGKFLTIDQDKAVVHVKAPQDEEITKLSIELNNTYIIYGDKGRAGKDNQVRQDNNAGAKASAGAPVQRAVSKASSSYYNGSWDLVDACKKGDVNLEAVKEGDLPEEMKKLKPEERAAYVEQKCAEREKLQTRIRELNNERQTYVATQQKESGEGKTLDTVIGKAVREQASARAEITFK, translated from the coding sequence ATGAAACCCATACCTCAAATTTTCAGCAGTCTCGTTCTCGGGGGCACGGCTCTGTTCGCCTTTGCCATGGTGAACTCCCACGCGGAGGAGGCAGTGATCGACAAGCCCAAGAATCCGCTGACCACGAAGCTTGAGCCTCATTTGGAGGTGGATCAGAAGGAGACGCCGGTGCAAATCGCCCTCCTCCTGGATACCAGCAACAGCATGGACGGCCTCATCGAGCAGGCAAAGACCCAGCTCTGGAAGATTGTGAACGAATTCAAGGACGCGAAGCAGGGGGACAAGATTCCTGTGGTGCACGTCGCGCTCTATGAGTACGGCAACAATAACCTGAGCGCGGGCACGAACTTTGTGAGGCAGATCCTGCCCTTCACACGCGACTTGGACAAGGTGTCCGATGAACTCTTCAAGCTCACCACCAATGGTGGCAGCGAGTACTGCGGTGCGGTCATTCGTGAAGCCATTGATAACCTCGCGTGGGACAAGTCACCCACCGTGTACAAGGCCATCTTCATCGCGGGGAACGAGCCCTTCACGCAGGGGCCAGTCGGCGCGGATGAGACCTGCCGCAGCGCCATCTCGAAAGGCGTGGTGGTGAATACGATCCACTGCGGCAGCGAGACCGATGGCGCGAACGGTGGCTGGAGAAGAGGCGCGCACCTTGCGGAAGGCAAGTTCCTCACCATCGACCAGGACAAGGCCGTGGTGCATGTGAAGGCTCCCCAGGACGAGGAGATCACGAAGCTCAGCATCGAGCTGAATAACACGTATATCATCTACGGCGACAAGGGCAGGGCCGGGAAGGACAACCAGGTGCGTCAGGACAACAATGCGGGCGCGAAGGCTTCCGCCGGAGCTCCCGTGCAGCGCGCTGTCTCGAAGGCCTCATCCTCCTACTACAATGGCAGCTGGGATCTCGTGGACGCGTGCAAGAAGGGTGATGTGAATCTGGAGGCCGTGAAGGAAGGCGACCTACCGGAGGAGATGAAGAAACTGAAGCCCGAAGAGCGCGCTGCCTATGTGGAGCAGAAATGCGCCGAACGTGAGAAACTCCAGACCCGCATCCGTGAATTGAACAACGAGCGTCAAACCTACGTGGCCACCCAGCAAAAGGAGAGCGGCGAAGGCAAGACACTCGATACCGTGATTGGCAAGGCCGTACGTGAGCAGGCCTCAGCCAGGGCTGAGATCACGTTTAAATAA
- a CDS encoding putative Na+/H+ antiporter, whose translation MTPAPMEVLATVLFAVAVLHTFCVQRFAHWAHKYPKGSIQENLLHFLAETEVVFGLWASALFVGIIALKQSVHEAVHYIESLNFTEPKFVLVVMVVAATRPVVRLAESMISAVARLLPFKESMAFYLAALSVGALLGSFITEPAAMTLLALVLKRRYFDHGITRKFAYATLGLLFVNISIGGTLTHFAAPPVLMVAAKWNWDTAYMFTHFGWRAALSCIASTALVAWYFRKELNALEVASHKVQPIPVWLTTMHVLFLAAVVAFAHHPDVFFGVFMLFLGLVTATREYQDNLKLREGLLVGFFLAGLVTLGSLQAYWLKPLIASLDGATLFFGATALTAITDNAALTYLGSLVEGIDESLKYALVAGAVTGGGLTVIANAPNPAGVGILQKAKAFGDEGISPLGLFLGALPPTAIAVVCFWFVR comes from the coding sequence ATGACCCCTGCCCCCATGGAAGTCCTTGCCACCGTGCTCTTTGCAGTGGCGGTACTGCACACCTTCTGCGTTCAGCGCTTTGCCCATTGGGCGCACAAGTATCCCAAGGGCTCGATCCAGGAGAACTTGCTGCACTTCCTCGCGGAGACCGAGGTGGTCTTCGGTCTCTGGGCCTCGGCGCTTTTCGTCGGAATCATCGCGCTGAAGCAGTCCGTGCACGAGGCGGTGCACTACATCGAGAGCTTGAACTTCACCGAGCCAAAGTTCGTGCTGGTGGTCATGGTGGTGGCCGCCACACGTCCGGTGGTGCGGCTCGCAGAGTCCATGATTTCCGCGGTGGCGAGGCTGCTGCCTTTCAAGGAGTCGATGGCATTCTACCTGGCCGCTCTCTCGGTGGGCGCTCTGCTTGGTTCCTTCATCACGGAGCCTGCCGCCATGACGCTCCTCGCCCTGGTGCTGAAGCGTCGTTACTTCGACCATGGCATCACGCGGAAGTTTGCCTATGCCACCCTCGGCCTGCTGTTTGTGAATATTTCCATCGGGGGCACGCTCACGCATTTCGCTGCGCCGCCGGTGCTCATGGTCGCTGCGAAGTGGAATTGGGACACCGCCTACATGTTTACCCACTTCGGCTGGCGCGCCGCGCTGAGTTGCATTGCTTCCACCGCACTGGTGGCCTGGTATTTCCGCAAGGAACTGAACGCCCTCGAAGTCGCGTCGCACAAAGTGCAACCCATCCCCGTGTGGCTCACCACCATGCACGTGCTGTTTCTCGCCGCGGTGGTGGCTTTTGCGCATCACCCGGATGTGTTCTTCGGCGTGTTCATGCTTTTCCTCGGATTGGTAACCGCGACACGAGAGTATCAGGACAATCTCAAGCTCCGCGAAGGCCTGCTGGTGGGTTTCTTTCTTGCGGGTCTGGTGACCCTTGGCTCGCTGCAGGCCTACTGGCTCAAGCCGCTCATCGCGAGCCTCGATGGCGCCACCCTCTTCTTCGGCGCCACCGCATTGACGGCGATTACGGACAATGCGGCGCTCACTTACCTCGGCTCACTGGTGGAGGGCATTGATGAATCATTGAAGTACGCCCTCGTCGCTGGTGCAGTCACGGGTGGTGGTCTCACGGTGATCGCCAATGCCCCCAACCCCGCCGGCGTAGGCATCCTGCAAAAGGCGAAGGCCTTCGGCGATGAGGGGATCAGTCCTCTGGGTTTGTTCTTGGGCGCGCTCCCGCCCACAGCGATTGCGGTGGTGTGCTTCTGGTTCGTGAGATGA